The following are encoded together in the Ictalurus punctatus breed USDA103 chromosome 1, Coco_2.0, whole genome shotgun sequence genome:
- the LOC108268909 gene encoding syndecan-2 isoform X3, giving the protein MRNGWVLLALSALCLLGKRVLVTGQHTLATVMYLDDQPSGDYSIDSDDEFNSGSGSGLDESDDEDVWTNGKTQNIKPTQLSIQTSSPDLEITSFTVPDTRLASTDAGEQVTKMEKPQGSDVATSSSPELGLEFDKQNEVQSENLFQRTEVLAAVIAGGVIGFLFAIFLILLLVYRMRKKDEGSYDLGERKLPSTAYQKAPTKEFYA; this is encoded by the exons ATGAGGAACGGCTGGGTGTTGCTCGCGCTTTCAGCACTTTGCCTTCTGGGAAAAAGG GTCCTGGTGACAGGTCAGCACACCCTAGCCACAGTGAtgtacctggatgatcagccaTCCGGTGATTACTCTATCGATAGTGATGATGAATTCAACTCTGGCTCAGGATCAG GtttggatgaaagtgatgatgaagatgtgtgGACAAATGGAAAAACGCAAAACATAAAGCCTACACAGCTTTCCATCCAGACAAGCAGCCCAGACCTGGAGATCACCTCATTTACTGTGCCAGACACACGGCTGGCCTCCACAGATGCAGGAGAGCAGGTCACAAAG ATGGAAAAGCCCCAGGGCAGTGACGTAGCCACTAGCAGTTCTCCAGAGCTGGGATTGGAATTTGACAAGCAGAATGAGGTGCAATCCGAAAATCTCTTCCAGAGGACTGAAGTGCTGGCAG CTGTTATAGCGGGTGGTGTGATTGGCTTCCTGTTTGCGATCTTCCTCATTCTCCTATTGGTGTACCGCATGAGGAAGAAGGATGAGGGCAGCTATGATCTGGGAGAGCGCAAACTACCAAGTACAGCTTATCAGAAAGCCCCAACCAAGGAGTTCTATGCCTAA
- the LOC108268909 gene encoding syndecan-2-A isoform X2 produces MRNGWVLLALSALCLLGKRVLVTGQHTLATVMYLDDQPSGDYSIDSDDEFNSGSGSGRQNPGLDESDDEDVWTNGKTQNIKPTQLSIQTSSPDLEITSFTVPDTRLASTDAGEQMEKPQGSDVATSSSPELGLEFDKQNEVQSENLFQRTEVLAAVIAGGVIGFLFAIFLILLLVYRMRKKDEGSYDLGERKLPSTAYQKAPTKEFYA; encoded by the exons ATGAGGAACGGCTGGGTGTTGCTCGCGCTTTCAGCACTTTGCCTTCTGGGAAAAAGG GTCCTGGTGACAGGTCAGCACACCCTAGCCACAGTGAtgtacctggatgatcagccaTCCGGTGATTACTCTATCGATAGTGATGATGAATTCAACTCTGGCTCAGGATCAGGTAGGCAAAATCCAG GtttggatgaaagtgatgatgaagatgtgtgGACAAATGGAAAAACGCAAAACATAAAGCCTACACAGCTTTCCATCCAGACAAGCAGCCCAGACCTGGAGATCACCTCATTTACTGTGCCAGACACACGGCTGGCCTCCACAGATGCAGGAGAGCAG ATGGAAAAGCCCCAGGGCAGTGACGTAGCCACTAGCAGTTCTCCAGAGCTGGGATTGGAATTTGACAAGCAGAATGAGGTGCAATCCGAAAATCTCTTCCAGAGGACTGAAGTGCTGGCAG CTGTTATAGCGGGTGGTGTGATTGGCTTCCTGTTTGCGATCTTCCTCATTCTCCTATTGGTGTACCGCATGAGGAAGAAGGATGAGGGCAGCTATGATCTGGGAGAGCGCAAACTACCAAGTACAGCTTATCAGAAAGCCCCAACCAAGGAGTTCTATGCCTAA
- the LOC108268909 gene encoding syndecan-2 isoform X4, protein MRNGWVLLALSALCLLGKRVLVTGQHTLATVMYLDDQPSGDYSIDSDDEFNSGSGSGLDESDDEDVWTNGKTQNIKPTQLSIQTSSPDLEITSFTVPDTRLASTDAGEQMEKPQGSDVATSSSPELGLEFDKQNEVQSENLFQRTEVLAAVIAGGVIGFLFAIFLILLLVYRMRKKDEGSYDLGERKLPSTAYQKAPTKEFYA, encoded by the exons ATGAGGAACGGCTGGGTGTTGCTCGCGCTTTCAGCACTTTGCCTTCTGGGAAAAAGG GTCCTGGTGACAGGTCAGCACACCCTAGCCACAGTGAtgtacctggatgatcagccaTCCGGTGATTACTCTATCGATAGTGATGATGAATTCAACTCTGGCTCAGGATCAG GtttggatgaaagtgatgatgaagatgtgtgGACAAATGGAAAAACGCAAAACATAAAGCCTACACAGCTTTCCATCCAGACAAGCAGCCCAGACCTGGAGATCACCTCATTTACTGTGCCAGACACACGGCTGGCCTCCACAGATGCAGGAGAGCAG ATGGAAAAGCCCCAGGGCAGTGACGTAGCCACTAGCAGTTCTCCAGAGCTGGGATTGGAATTTGACAAGCAGAATGAGGTGCAATCCGAAAATCTCTTCCAGAGGACTGAAGTGCTGGCAG CTGTTATAGCGGGTGGTGTGATTGGCTTCCTGTTTGCGATCTTCCTCATTCTCCTATTGGTGTACCGCATGAGGAAGAAGGATGAGGGCAGCTATGATCTGGGAGAGCGCAAACTACCAAGTACAGCTTATCAGAAAGCCCCAACCAAGGAGTTCTATGCCTAA
- the LOC108268909 gene encoding syndecan-2-A isoform X1 has protein sequence MRNGWVLLALSALCLLGKRVLVTGQHTLATVMYLDDQPSGDYSIDSDDEFNSGSGSGRQNPGLDESDDEDVWTNGKTQNIKPTQLSIQTSSPDLEITSFTVPDTRLASTDAGEQVTKMEKPQGSDVATSSSPELGLEFDKQNEVQSENLFQRTEVLAAVIAGGVIGFLFAIFLILLLVYRMRKKDEGSYDLGERKLPSTAYQKAPTKEFYA, from the exons ATGAGGAACGGCTGGGTGTTGCTCGCGCTTTCAGCACTTTGCCTTCTGGGAAAAAGG GTCCTGGTGACAGGTCAGCACACCCTAGCCACAGTGAtgtacctggatgatcagccaTCCGGTGATTACTCTATCGATAGTGATGATGAATTCAACTCTGGCTCAGGATCAGGTAGGCAAAATCCAG GtttggatgaaagtgatgatgaagatgtgtgGACAAATGGAAAAACGCAAAACATAAAGCCTACACAGCTTTCCATCCAGACAAGCAGCCCAGACCTGGAGATCACCTCATTTACTGTGCCAGACACACGGCTGGCCTCCACAGATGCAGGAGAGCAGGTCACAAAG ATGGAAAAGCCCCAGGGCAGTGACGTAGCCACTAGCAGTTCTCCAGAGCTGGGATTGGAATTTGACAAGCAGAATGAGGTGCAATCCGAAAATCTCTTCCAGAGGACTGAAGTGCTGGCAG CTGTTATAGCGGGTGGTGTGATTGGCTTCCTGTTTGCGATCTTCCTCATTCTCCTATTGGTGTACCGCATGAGGAAGAAGGATGAGGGCAGCTATGATCTGGGAGAGCGCAAACTACCAAGTACAGCTTATCAGAAAGCCCCAACCAAGGAGTTCTATGCCTAA